One region of Juglans microcarpa x Juglans regia isolate MS1-56 chromosome 7S, Jm3101_v1.0, whole genome shotgun sequence genomic DNA includes:
- the LOC121240783 gene encoding disease resistance protein RUN1-like has product MKALLHLEKNDVRIVSIHGMSGIGKTVIAKAVYNEVSDGFEGSTFLQDIKETSRQSDGLVKLQKILLIDILKNRDWPFENVDRGIYWIKKLLARKKVLIVLDDVDDVDQLHALAGNTDWFGAGSRIIATTKDEHLLKQLGNYEKYKVEELACTDSLELFSWHAFKMPHAMEDYHELSISVVKYTGGHPLALEVLGSFLLGRSITEWKSTVEKLQKMPDPHIRKILRVSFDSLDETTMDIFLDIACFFIGMDAEYVAKILHGCGFFPDIGISNLARRSVVIIDCHNKLRMHDLIRDIGREIVRESSCKDLGRRSRLWFHEDVLNVLNSEHKVRDLHLCITMCTYI; this is encoded by the coding sequence ATGAAAGCCTTATTACATCTGGAAAAAAATGATGTTCGCATTGTTAGCATCCATGGGATGAGTGGAATAGGTAAAACAGTCATAGCAAAAGCTGTTTATAACGAAGTAAgtgatggatttgaaggaagTACTTTTCTCCAAGACATTAAAGAAACCTCAAGACAGTCTGATGGTTTAGTCAAGTtacaaaaaattcttcttattgaTATCTTGAAAAACAGAGATTGGCCATTCGAAAATGTTGATAGAGGAATCTATTGGATTAAGAAACTCCTAGCTAGGAAAAAAGTTCTTATTGTTCTTGATGACGTGGATGACGTGGATCAACTACATGCATTAGCTGGAAACACTGACTGGTTCGGTGCTGGAAGTAGAATCATTGCAACAACTAAAGATGAACATTTGCTAAAGCAATTAGGAaactatgaaaaatataaagtgGAAGAATTGGCTTGTACAGACTCTCTTGAACTTTTTAGCTGGCATGCCTTCAAGATGCCCCATGCAATGGAAGATTACCATGAGCTTTCGATTAGTGTAGTGAAGTATACTGGAGGGCATCCATTAGCTCTTGAAGTTTTGGGTTCTTTTCTCTTGGGAAGAAGCATTACCGAATGGAAAAGCACAGtggaaaaattacaaaaaatgccTGACCCTCACATTCGAAAAATACTTCGAGTAAGCTTTGATTCTTTAGATGAGACAACAATGGACATATTCCTTGATATTGCATGCTTCTTTATAGGGATGGACGCAGAATATGTTGCCAAAATTCTCCATGGTTGTGGTTTTTTTCCTGATATTGGTATTAGTAATCTTGCTCGAAGGTCTGTTGTGATAATAGATTGCCATAATAAGCTGAGGATGCATGATTTGATTCGAGATATTGGAAGGGAAATTGTTCGCGAAAGTTCATGTAAAGATCTAGGAAGACGTAGTAGGTTGTGGTTTCATGAGGATGTGTTAAATGTACTAAACAGTGAACATAAGGTAAGAGATTTACATTTATGCATAACCAtgtgcacatatatatag
- the LOC121240782 gene encoding disease resistance protein RPV1-like — protein MKNLRLLQINNCHLTGRFELLSKELRWLCWHNCQLKILPQNFHLENLVVLDLQHSNFKEVWKENRVFNKLKVLNLSYSKNLYKSPCFSQVPHLEMLVLEGCINLFELHDSIEKLPENLGNMMALKEVFIGGTAIKQLPSSLSFLINWKGLSLSEYKEFSESWLSRFLSWISPRSLNPITLLRASVCGFGTLGKLILGDCNLSEDKIPLDLGAFSSLKDLDLSENNFRILPDSISGLSKLQNLYLAQCKSLYSISGLPANMETLFAMGCSSLETLSFSSSSELVVLSLGDCRNLVDIQGLNLESNIQVDLVGCNNLSSDFSESVLQIPNWFSNQEMGSSISFHVPLLSKGDFRILYICAVYTCIETFHMPWLEDNCIEWPRIKMAVHNKTKGYQQVILPAAPSPLRWSYSDNLFLFRWSILRNKFVMLGNSFKIMELVSGDEIEFSFDLGAFAEVKKCGVHVLVDAPNIMDKNASDIQYICSDAVADRVSEDDAFVVDEVSESGFSIDSKVSEVDHISTKDEIFERDVATNGVVFEGHVATGGKVPQRDTTTDDEVSVQFYSTNLSDHITSPGYNSLK, from the exons ATGAAGAATTTGAGGTTGCTCCAGATCAACAATTGTCATCTCACGGGACGCTTTGAGCTTCTTTCCAAAGAGCTAAGATGGCTATGTTGGCATAACTGCCAATTGAAAATTCTACCGCAAAACTTTCATCTAGAGAACCTTGTTGTGCTTGACTTGCAGCATAGTAATTTTAAAGAAGTGTGGAAGGAGAACAGG GTATTCAACAagttgaaagtccttaatctcAGCTATTCCAAAAATCTCTACAAATCACCATGCTTCTCACAAGTCCCACATCTAGAGATGCTAGTTCTGGAAGGTTGCATTAACTTGTTTGAGCTTCATGACTCT ATTGAAAAGTTACCAGAGAATTTGGGGAATATGATGGCTTTGAAAGAGGTATTTATAGGAGGAACTGCCATTAAGCAACTCCCATCGTCCTTGAGTTTTTTGATAAATTGGAAAGGCTTATCCTTATCTGAATACAAAGAATTCTCAGAATCTTGGCTATCACGTTTCTTATCGTGGATATCACCAAGAAGTTTGAATCCCATAACTTTGCTACGAGCTTCTGTTTGTGGATTTGGCACTTTGGGAAAACTAATTCTTGGGGATTGCAATTTGTCTGAAGATAAGATTCCCCTTGATCTTGGGGCATTCTCTTCCCTCAAAGACTTGGATTTATCAGAAAACAATTTTCGTATCCTACCCGATAGCATCAGTGGCCTTTCTAAATTACAAAATCTGTATTTAGCTCAATGCAAATCTCTTTACTCGATTTCAGGACTCCCTGCAAATATGGAGACCCTATTTGCAATGGGCTGCTCATCATTGGAAACACTCTCATTTTCCTCGAGTTCTGAGTTAGTTGTACTTTCCCTCGGTGACTGTCGCAACCTGGTTGATATTCAAGGCTTAAACTTAGAATCTAACATACAAGTTGATTTGGTTGGGTGCAACAATTTGTCATCTGATTTTAGCGAGAGTGTTCttcag ATTCCAAATTGGTTCAGCAATCAGGAAATGGGATCTTCCATATCGTTTCATGTACCTTTGCTTTCAAAGGGTGATTttcgtatattatatatttgtgctGTTTATACATGCATAGAAACATTTCATATGCCGTGGTTAGAAGATAACTGTATCGAATGGCCTCGAATCAAGATGGCAGTTCACAATAAAACCAAAGGTTACCAACAGGTTATTCTTCCAGCTGCACCAAGTCCCTTGCGTTGGAGCTATTCAGATAATTTGTTTCTATTCCGGTGGTCTATTTTAAGAAACAAGTTTGTGATGCTTGGTAACTCTTTCAAGATAATGGAGCTAGTAAGTGGAGACGAAATCGAGTTTTCCTTTGATTTAGGGGCATTTGCTGAGGTGAAGAAGTGTGGAGTTCATGTCTTGGTTGATGCCCCAAACATAATGGACAAAAATGCAAGTGATATCCAATATATCTGTTCTGATGCTGTTGCTGATAGGGTATCTGAGGATGATGCTTTTGTAGTTGATGAGGTCTCTGAATCAGGTTTTTCTATTGATAGTAAGGTCAGTGAAGTTGATCATATTAGTACAAAGGATGAGATCTTTGAAAGGGATGTTGCTACAAATGGTGTGGTCTTTGAAGGCCATGTTGCTACAGGTGGTAAAGTCCCTCAACGTGATACCACCACAGATGATGAGGTATCTGTGCAGTTCTATTCGACAAATCTAAGTGATCACATCACTAGTCCAGGTTACAATTCTCTCAAATAG